A window of Streptomyces caniferus contains these coding sequences:
- a CDS encoding SAM-dependent methyltransferase, with the protein MTNEWCGWREATERALYGPDDGFYTRPGGPGPAGHFRTSVHVSPLYAGAVATLLCRVDTALGRPDELALVDVGAGRGELLTGVLAALPDEVAARLRPCAVERAARPPGLDARIEWRGELPAPGSVTGLLFANEWLDNVPVDVVETDADGVARRVLVRADGTERLGEPVDGADAEWLSRWWATSGAGDAAAGPALDADAAKGTAQDAGATRGQAPDADALGAPAPTTPGLRAEIGRPRDEAWAEAVRTLRAGLAVTADYAHERGDRPLFGTLTGFRDGREVAPVPDGSCDITAHVALDACAGPSARRLTQRAALRALGVDGRRPPLALAVTDPSGYVRALSGAGAAAELTDPAGLGGFGWLLEPVGEACAGLLRAVDAG; encoded by the coding sequence GTGACGAACGAGTGGTGCGGGTGGCGCGAGGCCACGGAACGGGCGCTGTACGGCCCGGACGACGGCTTCTACACGCGCCCCGGGGGCCCCGGTCCGGCCGGCCACTTCCGTACCTCCGTGCACGTCTCTCCCCTGTACGCCGGCGCCGTCGCCACCCTCCTGTGCCGTGTGGACACCGCTCTGGGCCGTCCGGACGAGCTGGCGCTGGTCGATGTGGGCGCGGGGCGCGGCGAGCTGCTGACCGGTGTGCTGGCCGCGCTGCCCGACGAGGTGGCCGCGCGGCTGCGCCCGTGCGCGGTCGAGCGCGCCGCGCGCCCCCCGGGCCTCGATGCGCGGATCGAGTGGCGGGGCGAGCTGCCCGCCCCGGGGTCGGTCACGGGCCTGCTGTTCGCGAACGAGTGGCTCGACAATGTGCCGGTGGACGTCGTCGAGACGGATGCGGACGGGGTGGCACGCCGGGTCCTGGTGCGCGCCGACGGCACGGAGCGGCTGGGCGAGCCGGTGGACGGTGCGGACGCGGAGTGGCTCAGCCGGTGGTGGGCGACCTCGGGGGCCGGGGACGCGGCCGCCGGGCCTGCCCTGGACGCCGATGCCGCCAAGGGCACGGCCCAGGACGCCGGTGCCACCCGAGGCCAGGCACCGGATGCCGATGCCCTCGGAGCCCCCGCCCCCACCACCCCCGGCCTGCGCGCCGAGATCGGCCGGCCCCGGGACGAGGCCTGGGCGGAGGCCGTCCGGACGCTGCGCGCGGGGCTCGCCGTCACCGCCGACTATGCGCACGAGCGGGGCGACCGGCCGCTCTTCGGGACGCTCACCGGCTTCCGCGACGGCCGCGAGGTGGCTCCGGTGCCGGACGGGAGCTGCGACATCACGGCGCATGTGGCGCTGGACGCCTGCGCCGGGCCGTCGGCGCGGCGGCTGACCCAGCGCGCGGCGCTGCGCGCCCTGGGGGTGGACGGCCGGCGTCCGCCGCTCGCCCTGGCCGTCACCGACCCTTCCGGGTACGTACGGGCCCTGAGCGGGGCCGGGGCGGCGGCGGAGCTGACCGATCCGGCGGGCCTCGGCGGCTTCGGATGGCTGCTGGAGCCGGTGGGCGAGGCCTGTGCGGGCCTGCTCAGGGCGGTGGACGCCGGCTGA
- a CDS encoding NADH-quinone oxidoreductase subunit D produces the protein MTETTVGIGGAAESTDMVLNIGPQHPSTHGVLRLRLVLDGERIQHAEPVIGYMHRGAEKLFEARDYRQIIMLANRHDWLSAFSNELGVVLAVERMLGMEVPERAVWMRTLLAELNRVLNHLMFLGSYPLELGGITPVFHAFREREELQTVMEEISGGRMHYMFNRVGGLKEDLPAGWLGRARHAVAEVRSRMDVFDNLVLGNEIFRGRTRGVGVLAPETVHGYGVSGPIARASGVDFDLRRDEPYLAYGELQSTLKVVTREEGDCLARFECLLEQSHNALDLADACMDRIAELPPGPINQRLPKVLKAPEGTTYAWTENPLGINGYYLVSKGDKTPYRLKLRSASFNNIQALVELLPGTLVADMVAILGSLFFVVGDIDK, from the coding sequence ATGACGGAGACGACGGTCGGCATCGGCGGCGCGGCGGAGAGCACCGACATGGTGCTGAACATCGGCCCGCAGCATCCCTCGACGCACGGCGTGCTGCGGCTGCGCCTCGTCCTGGACGGCGAGCGCATCCAGCACGCCGAGCCGGTGATCGGCTATATGCACCGTGGCGCCGAGAAGCTCTTCGAGGCGCGTGACTACCGCCAGATCATCATGCTCGCCAACCGGCACGACTGGCTGTCGGCGTTCTCCAACGAGCTGGGCGTGGTGCTGGCCGTCGAGCGGATGCTGGGCATGGAGGTGCCGGAGCGCGCCGTGTGGATGCGGACGCTGCTCGCCGAGCTGAACCGGGTGCTGAACCATCTGATGTTCCTCGGCTCGTACCCCCTGGAGCTCGGCGGCATCACGCCCGTCTTCCACGCCTTCCGTGAGCGGGAGGAGCTCCAGACCGTCATGGAGGAGATCTCCGGCGGCCGGATGCACTACATGTTCAACCGCGTCGGCGGCCTCAAGGAGGACCTGCCGGCGGGCTGGCTCGGCCGGGCGCGGCACGCCGTCGCCGAGGTGCGTTCCCGGATGGACGTCTTCGACAACCTGGTGCTGGGCAACGAGATCTTCCGCGGCCGTACCCGCGGGGTCGGTGTGCTCGCGCCGGAGACGGTGCACGGGTACGGCGTCTCCGGGCCGATCGCCCGGGCCTCCGGCGTGGACTTCGATCTGCGGCGCGACGAGCCGTATCTGGCGTACGGGGAGCTGCAGTCCACGCTCAAGGTCGTCACCCGCGAGGAGGGCGACTGTCTGGCGCGCTTCGAGTGCCTGCTGGAGCAGAGCCACAATGCGCTCGATCTCGCGGATGCCTGTATGGACCGGATCGCGGAGCTGCCGCCGGGGCCGATCAATCAGCGGCTGCCGAAGGTGCTGAAGGCTCCGGAGGGCACGACGTACGCGTGGACCGAGAACCCGCTCGGCATCAACGGCTACTACCTCGTCTCCAAGGGCGACAAGACGCCCTACCGCCTCAAGCTGCGCTCGGCGTCGTTCAACAACATCCAGGCGCTGGTGGAGCTGCTGCCGGGCACGCTGGTCGCCGACATGGTCGCCATTCTCGGCTCGCTGTTCTTCGTCGTCGGGGACATCGACAAGTAG
- a CDS encoding ABC transporter substrate-binding protein, which translates to MSSKSRVARTAVAAGAVITLAAGLAACGGQSLEEKGGGNGKGAGRDEIVIGSAGFTESKVLAEIYSKVLTDAGYRTRVQTLANRELYEPALEKGQIDVVPEYASTLAEFLNAKKNGTKAKPVASSDIGKTVTALKKLAGPRGLKVLAAGGATDQNAFAVTRKFAAEHSLKSLSDLGASKQKIKIAAGEECETRVFCKPGLEKTYGIDITALDPKGVGTPQAKQAVKDGTDQLVLTTTTDATLGNFGLVLLKDDKKLQNADNVLPVVNAESAGDMEIETALGKLTRTLTTEDLINVNRKVDAERLKPADVAQAYVESKGLVKK; encoded by the coding sequence ATGAGCAGCAAGTCACGTGTGGCGCGCACCGCGGTGGCCGCGGGCGCAGTGATCACACTGGCGGCCGGCCTGGCCGCGTGCGGTGGCCAGAGCCTGGAGGAGAAGGGCGGCGGCAACGGCAAGGGCGCGGGCAGGGACGAGATCGTCATCGGCTCGGCCGGTTTCACCGAGTCGAAGGTGCTAGCCGAGATCTATTCCAAGGTCCTGACCGACGCCGGTTACCGCACGCGGGTGCAGACCCTGGCCAATCGCGAGCTGTATGAACCGGCCCTGGAGAAGGGCCAGATCGATGTCGTCCCGGAATACGCCTCGACCCTCGCCGAATTCCTCAACGCGAAGAAGAACGGCACCAAGGCGAAGCCCGTCGCCTCCAGTGACATCGGCAAGACGGTGACGGCCCTGAAGAAGCTCGCCGGGCCGCGCGGGCTCAAGGTGCTGGCGGCAGGCGGGGCGACGGACCAGAACGCGTTCGCCGTCACCAGGAAATTCGCCGCGGAGCACAGCCTGAAGTCCCTCTCCGACCTCGGCGCATCGAAGCAGAAGATCAAAATCGCGGCGGGCGAGGAGTGCGAGACCCGGGTGTTCTGCAAGCCGGGCCTGGAGAAGACGTACGGCATCGACATCACGGCGCTGGACCCCAAGGGCGTCGGGACCCCGCAGGCCAAGCAGGCGGTCAAGGACGGCACCGACCAACTGGTGCTCACCACCACCACGGACGCCACGCTCGGCAACTTCGGACTGGTGCTTCTCAAGGACGACAAGAAGCTCCAGAACGCCGACAATGTGCTGCCGGTGGTGAATGCCGAGAGCGCCGGTGACATGGAGATCGAGACCGCCCTCGGGAAGCTCACCCGGACGCTAACCACCGAAGACCTGATCAACGTGAACCGCAAGGTCGATGCCGAGCGACTCAAACCCGCGGATGTCGCCCAGGCTTATGTGGAGTCCAAGGGTCTGGTCAAGAAGTAA